The Microbulbifer sp. YPW1 genome contains the following window.
GTGCACAGCAGCGCCCTGTCGAGGGCAAGAAACTGTCCCTCGTCGCTATACACCCCGCGCGCGGTGATTTCTGCCACCCGCCAGTGGGGGTGGTGTTTCACATTGAGGCGGGCCATTTCCCGCGCCGCCAGCCGGCGAGCCAGCAGTGGATAGTCTGCCGGCGTTTTTTTGCCGGACTGCAACAGGTGAATCTCCACCCGCCCACTGTACACCGGTTCTTCCAGCGCCGAGGACAGCGCCATGGCCAACTCGCAGCCACCGGCGCCACCGCCGATGATGCCGAGCTTCAGCGGCTGGTGCTTGCGATAGACCTGTTCCCTGAGCTGTTCCCAGTAACGGTAGAACTGGCCGATGGGCTTGATCGGGATCGCGAGCTCGGAGCCGGGAATCCGGTAACAGGGGGAAGCGCCGACCGCCAGCGACAAATAATCAAACGACAGGTCCGGTTGCCCAAGCAGTGAAACCCGTTTTGCCTGCGGGTCGATGTGGTGGGCGCAGGCCTGCACAAAGCGCGCACCGGCGGCGCGGCACAAACGGGGCAGGTCGATATGGATGTCAGCGTGGGCGTAATGACCGGCAATCATGCCCGGTACCATAGGCGAGTAGCCGCTCTGTGCCTGTGGTGACACCAGGGTCAGGCGCGCGCCGCGCACGGGTTGTCTGGCCCATCGGCGCAGCAGCTCTAGGTGGCCGTGGCCGCCGCCGATCAATACCACATCCTGACTGTGGGTCTGTTTCTGCATGGTCAGCCTTGTGCCAGATTGGTTGAAATATAAACAGTGTAATGGCGACTGGTGGAATAGCACGTTTTGTGCGGCGCGGTACGAGGCTTTAGCTGCCGGAATTTTCGCGTCAGCGCAGTCCGTTGGTTTTCATGCTGACCGTTGGCGAAAGAAAACCCTTCGCGGTAGCAATTGGCGACATCTGACACGGCTGCTCTGGTCTTTACTGTAGAGAGCCCGCAACTCCCCCAAACGGTCACGTGATCACGAGGGAACCAGAGCTGCGTGAAATAATTTGTACGCCGAGTCTCGATGTTCAGCACACCACCAGAGTCACCACCGAATTCTGCCGCACACAAGGCGCAGCGCAGGGGCATGCACCGCGTGCTGTGGTTGCTGGTGGCGTTCTTGCTGGCGATTCTTACCCTGAACCTGTTGCTGACGATTTACCTGCCGGAAAAAGTGCAGCAGTGGCTGCATGAGCGCGGCCTGGAAGCCCAGGTGCGTCATATCGATATTTCCCTGCCACGGCTGCACGCCCATTTACGTGGGGTGGAAGTGCGCAACCAGTCGGATCGCGGCTTCCGTGTCGGCGAGGCGACGTTAGGACTCAGCTGGTGGCACCTGCTGCGCGGCGATATACACGTCAAGCTGGTGGAGCTGAATGACGTCTACATGGATCTCGAATCCGAGCCTGGCAAGCGTGGCAGGGTCTGGGAGATCGGTGGATGGCAGCTTGCAGAAGGGGAGAAGACACCAAAGGACTGGCGGGTGGATCTGTCCGCGGGCACCCTGCGCAACGCGGTGGTGTGTTACCAGCACAAGCCCCAGTGGGACAGCCCCAGCTGCGTGCGTTTTGGCAAACTGCGAGTGGAGGATTTTTATGTCAGCGGGTTTCGCGCTGCCGCCGCGGACAAACTGAAATGAGCAGCAGCGCGGTAAAGAGGGCGGTGATGGTAAGAAATGGTTGTTTCATAACGGGTTCCATCGCAGGTAAACGAGGTGTGACCATAACATTTTTCTGGGTCACACTCCCTTCGGGATTTCAACTTTAGTGTAGATGTTCCCGGAAACAACAGGGCGCATGCGTCAGGCGCCGCTGGCGCCCACAGACACCGGCAAGGGCCACACACATCACAAACCGCGTGATGAGTGCCTATTCCGGTGCGGCCCTGTTGTGCGATTTTCCCCGATGGGTTGTTGCTCAGCGGTCATCGCGGTAGGCGTAGGGGCCGATAAGCGCACCCACAAATCCCCCCGCATGGCGAGTGCTCACTATCTTGCCGTCCGCCGACAGCAGGATGGGCTGCCAGTTTTTTCCACCGTCGAGGCTGTAGTGAAAGTCGTATTCTGCCCCCCGTGCATCCACTCTGAGCTGGATGTCCGCGGGTTTGTCGGCAGGGGTTTCCAGCGCCAGGCGGGTAATGGTTTTTCCGTGGCGTGCGGCGTCGCCATCCCGCCGGCTGACAATCAGATCCGCACCGCCGTCGGCGTTTCCGACGATGCCAAAGAAGTAGAAGTACTCCCGGTTTTGAAAGACCGCGAGCCCCGCCCGGTCGGATTCCCCCTGCGGCTGGAAACGCATTCGGGTGGTAGCGCTGCCTTGTAAATGCTGCTGGCGCCGCCCCAGAAACGCGGGGTTACCGGCATCGCCCAGAGCGGTGGCGGTAGGAGTGAGTTGCAGGCTGCCGGGAGCGCGGGTGAGGCTGAACCACGGTGTGGAGGACGGGTTGCGCAATTGCAGCCAGTGCATGGGCAGTTGCGGAGTGTCGAACTCGTCGCGCTGGGTAAAGTTGCCGGTCAGCGGCAGCGGCCCGGGCTGCTGTGGCGACAGCGCCGGGCGTTTTGCAACGCTGGGAATACGCTGATCGCCGCGAGTAATCACCGGCCAGCCATCTTCCCAGCTCACCGGCATCAGGAAGGTCTCGCGGCCGGTGTTGTA
Protein-coding sequences here:
- a CDS encoding FAD-dependent oxidoreductase; protein product: MQKQTHSQDVVLIGGGHGHLELLRRWARQPVRGARLTLVSPQAQSGYSPMVPGMIAGHYAHADIHIDLPRLCRAAGARFVQACAHHIDPQAKRVSLLGQPDLSFDYLSLAVGASPCYRIPGSELAIPIKPIGQFYRYWEQLREQVYRKHQPLKLGIIGGGAGGCELAMALSSALEEPVYSGRVEIHLLQSGKKTPADYPLLARRLAAREMARLNVKHHPHWRVAEITARGVYSDEGQFLALDRALLCTESSAPPWLSQSGLAVDEAGFVQVDDYLRSCSHPHIFAVGDVASAPGDRPKSATESRNQGATLFENLCATLQTQRLQPYRPRRQWQRLLSCGGTHAIAAWGGIAAVGPALWRLKDYLDRRYINQFHQLPVPTSRVTESEFATASAPDQHGEKIPSAVD